From Cecembia calidifontis, one genomic window encodes:
- a CDS encoding bifunctional 3,4-dihydroxy-2-butanone-4-phosphate synthase/GTP cyclohydrolase II — MSNEIKLDPIEDAIEAIKNGEVIIVVDDEDRENEGDFICAAEKVTPEIINFMATHGRGLICAPLIEDRCEKLGLELMVGQNTAAYETPFTVSVDLIGHGCTTGISASDRAKTIKALIDDNIHPDELGKPGHIFPLKAKRGGVLRRAGHTEAAIDFARQAGLAPAGVLVEIMNEDGTMARLPDLVKVAKRFNLKLVSIKDLIAYRLKNESLIKREIGVEMPTAWGDFDLIAFRQTNTDDIHLALIKGTWEKDEPVMVRVHSSCVTGDIFGSCRCDCGPQLHKAMEMVEKEGKGVVLYMNQEGRGIGLINKLKAYKLQEQGMDTVQANLALGLPMDKRDYGVGAQILRDLGISKIRLISNNPTKRVGLLGYGLEIVEQIPIEIAPNPHNEKYLTTKRDKMGHSILKK, encoded by the coding sequence ATGTCAAATGAAATTAAGTTGGATCCCATTGAGGATGCCATTGAAGCCATAAAAAACGGAGAGGTAATTATCGTTGTAGACGATGAGGACCGTGAAAATGAGGGAGATTTTATCTGTGCTGCAGAGAAGGTCACTCCTGAAATCATCAACTTTATGGCAACGCACGGTCGAGGTCTGATTTGTGCTCCGCTTATTGAAGACCGATGTGAAAAATTGGGTTTGGAGCTGATGGTAGGTCAAAATACTGCTGCCTATGAAACTCCTTTCACTGTTTCAGTTGATTTGATAGGTCATGGTTGCACAACGGGAATTTCGGCCAGTGACAGGGCGAAAACCATCAAGGCATTGATTGATGACAATATCCATCCGGATGAATTGGGTAAGCCCGGACATATTTTCCCACTGAAAGCAAAAAGGGGAGGAGTCCTTCGTAGAGCTGGCCATACGGAGGCCGCTATAGATTTTGCAAGGCAGGCAGGATTGGCACCTGCGGGTGTATTGGTGGAAATCATGAATGAAGACGGAACCATGGCCAGGCTGCCTGATCTGGTGAAAGTAGCGAAAAGATTTAATTTGAAACTCGTTTCCATAAAGGATCTCATTGCCTACAGACTTAAAAATGAATCACTCATCAAAAGGGAGATAGGGGTGGAAATGCCCACAGCCTGGGGTGATTTTGATCTGATAGCCTTTAGACAGACAAATACAGATGACATCCACTTGGCCCTTATAAAAGGTACTTGGGAAAAAGATGAGCCTGTAATGGTACGTGTGCACTCTTCCTGTGTAACAGGGGATATTTTTGGGTCATGCAGATGTGATTGCGGGCCTCAGCTGCATAAGGCCATGGAGATGGTGGAGAAAGAAGGTAAGGGTGTGGTGCTTTACATGAATCAAGAAGGTAGGGGTATAGGCTTGATCAACAAACTCAAAGCTTACAAGCTTCAGGAACAGGGAATGGATACCGTTCAGGCAAATCTGGCGCTTGGCCTTCCAATGGATAAAAGAGACTATGGGGTGGGTGCTCAGATATTAAGGGATTTGGGGATTTCCAAAATCAGATTGATTTCCAACAACCCCACCAAGCGTGTAGGTCTGTTAGGTTATGGTTTGGAAATTGTGGAACAGATACCTATTGAAATCGCCCCAAACCCGCATAATGAAAAGTACTTGACAACAAAGCGGGATAAAATGGGCCACTCCATTTTGAAAAAATAA
- the surE gene encoding 5'/3'-nucleotidase SurE has translation MAKKPLILVSNDDGITSKGIRVLVNIMKQLGEVVVVAPDSPQSGMGHAITIGETLRLYEEDIFEDVMAFKSSGTPADCVKLAKHYVLKDRRPDLVVSGINHGSNTSISVLYSGTMSAAIEGALEGLPSIGFSLCDYSSKADFSHVEEYVFKISKQVLENGLAKGVALNVNFPPKRNEPIKGVKVCRQAHAKWQEEFSERYDPNGRKYFWMAGNFVNFDKGEDNDEWAIANNYVSIVPCQYDLTAHHAISQINEDWNWDEL, from the coding sequence ATGGCAAAAAAACCATTGATTTTGGTGTCCAATGATGATGGGATCACCTCAAAGGGAATAAGGGTATTGGTGAACATCATGAAGCAGTTGGGAGAAGTTGTAGTAGTGGCACCGGACAGTCCTCAGTCAGGCATGGGGCATGCCATAACGATAGGAGAGACCCTCCGCCTTTATGAGGAAGATATTTTTGAGGATGTAATGGCATTTAAATCCAGTGGTACTCCAGCGGATTGTGTCAAATTGGCCAAACACTATGTGTTGAAGGATAGAAGGCCGGATTTGGTTGTTTCTGGAATCAATCATGGCAGCAACACCTCCATTTCAGTTCTCTACTCAGGTACTATGTCTGCCGCCATAGAAGGTGCCTTGGAAGGACTCCCATCCATCGGATTTAGCTTATGTGACTATTCTTCAAAGGCCGATTTTAGCCATGTTGAAGAATATGTGTTCAAAATATCGAAACAAGTACTTGAAAATGGCCTGGCAAAAGGAGTGGCATTAAATGTGAATTTCCCTCCTAAAAGAAATGAGCCTATCAAAGGGGTTAAGGTCTGCCGTCAGGCCCATGCCAAATGGCAGGAGGAATTTTCCGAAAGGTATGATCCCAATGGTAGAAAATATTTTTGGATGGCAGGCAATTTTGTGAATTTTGATAAAGGTGAGGACAATGATGAATGGGCCATAGCGAATAATTATGTTTCCATAGTTCCTTGTCAATATGACCTTACCGCCCATCATGCCATCTCTCAAATTAATGAG
- a CDS encoding NifU family protein, translated as MNTELIERIEKALNSIRPYLEADGGNVKIVEVTSEMVLKLELTGTCSSCPMSTMTLKAGVEEAIKRDVPEIIKVEAVNVAVV; from the coding sequence ATGAATACGGAGTTAATTGAGAGAATTGAAAAAGCATTGAACAGCATCAGACCATATTTAGAAGCTGACGGTGGAAATGTGAAAATAGTCGAAGTAACCTCTGAGATGGTTTTAAAATTGGAGCTGACAGGCACCTGTAGTTCCTGTCCTATGTCCACAATGACCTTAAAGGCGGGAGTAGAAGAAGCTATCAAAAGAGATGTGCCGGAAATCATAAAGGTCGAGGCAGTGAATGTTGCTGTAGTATAA
- the dnaG gene encoding DNA primase encodes MAISRATTEKVRDRADIEEVVNDYVPLKKKGQNLWACCPFHNEKSPSFSVSPAKQIYKCFGCGKAGDPIQFVMDIEGIGFNEAIRQLAQKYGIEIEEEKNASPEELQAFNERESLYIVLNFAKEFFKKNLDTEEGRSVGLSYFKERGFDRQTIEKFDLGYALDGWDHFLHAAKKAGHSEELLLKAGLILQKEGDASRFYDRFRGRVTFTIHNLSGKAIGFGARILTQDKKQPKYINSPETEVYHKSDILYGIFQAKKSIREKDNCYLVEGYTDVISMHLAGIENVVASSGTSLTENQIKLIKRFTDNITVLYDGDAAGIRASLRGIDMILEGGLNVKAVVFPDGEDPDSYARKVGSTAFQNYLENNAQDFISFKIGLYAEEAAKDPIKQAELIKQVVASIAKIPDPIIRTVYIQQSACLLHMDEEIIQAELNKLFLKEQKDQFFKEQREQKASFVEDLLPTKEEPTSHSHLIELQEREMLRLLVNYGFEMVSDELHVCQYLLQETEDLNFHTPVYEKILGIYKEALSEGILPQPEYFLQHQDSEVKKEVINLITRKYELSSLWESRYQIFTHHEADDLAKTVYDSILHLKKRVIKKMLEEAKVKIKEAEQEKADESIITERLAIFMELKKFQVEIDKQLGIVISF; translated from the coding sequence ATGGCAATAAGCAGAGCAACTACAGAGAAAGTAAGAGATAGGGCAGATATAGAAGAAGTAGTAAATGATTATGTGCCTCTGAAGAAAAAAGGCCAAAATTTATGGGCATGCTGTCCTTTTCACAATGAAAAATCTCCCTCATTCTCCGTGTCACCTGCAAAGCAAATTTATAAATGTTTTGGATGCGGAAAGGCAGGTGATCCTATACAGTTTGTGATGGATATTGAGGGGATTGGTTTCAATGAAGCGATTCGGCAGCTGGCTCAGAAATACGGAATAGAAATAGAAGAAGAAAAAAATGCCAGCCCCGAAGAATTACAGGCTTTTAATGAAAGGGAGAGTTTATACATCGTTCTGAATTTTGCGAAGGAATTTTTCAAAAAAAATCTCGATACTGAAGAAGGAAGGTCAGTTGGTCTAAGCTATTTCAAAGAAAGGGGATTTGATAGACAAACAATAGAAAAGTTTGATTTGGGATATGCTTTGGATGGATGGGACCATTTCCTACACGCAGCAAAGAAAGCAGGCCATTCGGAAGAATTATTGTTGAAAGCAGGTTTGATTCTTCAAAAAGAAGGTGATGCTTCCCGTTTTTACGATAGGTTCAGGGGTAGGGTAACTTTTACCATTCATAATCTTTCCGGAAAGGCCATTGGATTTGGGGCCAGGATCCTAACCCAAGATAAAAAACAGCCAAAATACATCAATTCTCCTGAAACTGAGGTTTATCACAAGAGTGATATCCTGTACGGGATTTTTCAGGCCAAAAAGTCTATTAGGGAAAAGGACAATTGTTATTTGGTAGAAGGGTATACAGATGTAATTTCCATGCATCTGGCGGGAATAGAGAATGTGGTGGCATCCTCTGGAACTTCTCTTACTGAAAACCAGATCAAACTGATCAAAAGGTTTACAGACAACATTACTGTCCTGTATGACGGTGATGCTGCAGGTATCCGCGCCTCTCTAAGGGGTATAGACATGATTTTGGAAGGAGGGCTCAATGTAAAAGCCGTAGTCTTTCCTGATGGCGAAGACCCTGACAGTTATGCCAGGAAAGTTGGCTCCACGGCCTTCCAAAACTATCTTGAAAATAATGCCCAGGATTTTATTTCCTTCAAAATAGGTCTTTATGCAGAAGAAGCTGCCAAAGATCCGATCAAACAGGCCGAATTGATCAAACAGGTGGTGGCTAGTATTGCTAAAATTCCCGATCCGATCATCCGGACAGTCTACATCCAACAGTCAGCGTGCTTGTTGCACATGGATGAGGAGATCATACAGGCCGAGCTCAATAAACTGTTTTTAAAAGAACAAAAGGATCAATTTTTCAAGGAGCAGAGGGAACAGAAAGCCTCCTTTGTAGAAGATTTACTGCCCACCAAAGAAGAACCTACATCCCATTCCCATTTGATCGAGTTGCAGGAAAGGGAAATGTTAAGGTTATTGGTGAATTATGGTTTTGAGATGGTTTCTGATGAACTTCATGTCTGCCAATATTTGCTTCAGGAAACCGAGGATTTGAATTTTCATACTCCAGTATATGAGAAAATTCTTGGGATTTACAAGGAGGCTCTTTCAGAGGGAATTCTTCCGCAGCCGGAATATTTTCTTCAGCATCAGGATTCGGAAGTCAAAAAGGAAGTTATCAATTTGATTACCAGAAAATATGAACTGTCGAGTCTCTGGGAAAGCAGGTATCAGATTTTCACACATCATGAGGCTGATGACCTGGCCAAGACTGTCTATGACAGTATTCTCCATTTGAAAAAAAGAGTGATCAAAAAAATGCTGGAAGAGGCCAAGGTCAAAATAAAAGAAGCTGAACAGGAAAAAGCCGATGAAAGCATTATTACGGAAAGGCTGGCTATTTTCATGGAACTAAAAAAATTTCAGGTTGAAATAGACAAGCAGCTTGGGATTGTGATCAGTTTTTAA
- a CDS encoding Mrp/NBP35 family ATP-binding protein: MSISKEAVLKALSRVDDPDLKKDLVTLGMIQGLQIEGNKISFKVVLTTPACPLKEVIKNNCIEALEEDLGSDLELDIFMTSNVTTARDNAPLLPKVKNIIAIASGKGGVGKSTTSSNLAVALAKSGAKVGLIDADISGPSIPTMFNVEGEQPAVRQIDGKNVIEPIEQYGVKLMSIGFLTPADAAVVWRGPMASSALKQFIGDVNWGELDYLLIDLPPGTSDIHLTMVQTVPVTGAVIVTTPQKVALADATKGLSMFKQPQINVPVLGVVENMAYFTPEELPNNKYYLFGKEGGQRLAEKFGVPFLGEIPIVQSIRESGDTGYPAVLKSGITQDAFSLLAENVARQVAIRNAAMSKTEVVQVNI; encoded by the coding sequence ATGTCAATTAGTAAAGAAGCAGTATTAAAAGCCCTTTCCCGAGTAGACGATCCGGATCTGAAAAAAGATTTGGTGACTTTGGGAATGATCCAAGGGCTTCAAATTGAAGGGAACAAAATCAGTTTCAAAGTTGTCCTCACAACTCCTGCCTGTCCCTTGAAAGAGGTAATCAAAAACAACTGTATTGAAGCATTGGAGGAAGATTTGGGTTCAGATTTGGAACTTGATATTTTTATGACTTCCAATGTGACCACAGCGAGGGACAACGCGCCTTTATTGCCGAAGGTTAAAAACATCATCGCCATAGCATCAGGGAAAGGAGGCGTTGGAAAATCCACTACTTCCAGCAATTTGGCTGTAGCTTTGGCTAAATCAGGTGCTAAAGTTGGACTCATAGATGCTGACATCTCCGGCCCTTCCATACCGACAATGTTCAATGTGGAAGGTGAGCAGCCGGCCGTCAGACAGATAGATGGCAAAAACGTAATAGAGCCGATAGAGCAATATGGGGTAAAATTGATGTCCATTGGGTTCCTTACCCCAGCAGATGCCGCGGTGGTTTGGAGAGGACCAATGGCAAGCTCTGCGCTTAAACAGTTTATAGGAGATGTGAACTGGGGTGAACTGGATTATTTATTGATTGATTTACCTCCGGGAACTTCCGATATTCATTTGACCATGGTTCAAACCGTGCCTGTCACAGGTGCTGTGATTGTTACCACTCCTCAGAAGGTTGCTCTTGCAGATGCCACCAAAGGATTGAGTATGTTCAAGCAGCCTCAAATTAATGTGCCTGTTTTAGGTGTTGTGGAAAATATGGCTTATTTTACTCCGGAGGAATTGCCAAATAATAAATATTATCTGTTTGGTAAAGAAGGAGGTCAACGCTTGGCTGAAAAATTTGGAGTTCCGTTTTTGGGTGAAATTCCGATTGTGCAAAGTATCAGAGAAAGTGGAGACACGGGATATCCAGCAGTTTTAAAATCTGGAATAACCCAGGATGCATTTTCATTATTGGCTGAAAATGTCGCGAGACAAGTGGCCATAAGAAATGCTGCAATGAGCAAAACAGAAGTGGTTCAGGTAAATATTTGA
- a CDS encoding M43 family zinc metalloprotease, which produces MRNFTFPTRIGLLLSLLFLLSFSGTFSQNFFGKNFQHIHDEQCAATHLEKLQEEQLGIYGSKEYFESWMQGKVKEFRTKTPSQFRLQEEVKVIPVVVHVIHTGTPIGVGANIPQSQIESQIRSLNEDFRRTNPDVTLTPLEFQSVAADTQIEFVLAKQDPRGLPTDGINRVLGPKNTYDPNDAGLIGQLALWPPEEYLNIWVVPLVPPFIGYASFPVSNLPGLSFPATARETDGVTVDYRYFGQGGSAVSGSRGRTLTHEVGHFLGLRHIWGDGDCSADDFVDDTPNQDGPNTICRSTPRVTCGSRDMVENYMDYTTDICMNLFTIGQTERMQVVLANSPRRASLVNNRATIEPVLVPNDLGIERLISPQDFICDAVIVPEVQVFNAGSNRITSAILEIKNNGVLLQNLNVTLDLETGDSQIVGFNPITLNSSNNIFEVNILGVNQTTDGNPNNNSASSNPVLQSALTLPYAFRMESFGNEWVVNNPDNGLTWEKVTLSLNGTPQEVIRMQHYEYDANGQLDFLISPQINLSTFPNAQLSFKMAYAPYNIQGFGDFLYVAISTDCGNTFEIVSAPYNKDRVFLQTSEPTLNEFIPTREEQFRREIVNLSQFAEFGSIRLAFITRNGFGNNIYLKDIEIFPQEIFRYDLKMTELLKPTPISNGSHDQESILLVNTGNLAISGFVFRRSTNSAPLQSFLARGQNLLPGDSTLINLPRSSTIDGTNRLSYRLEFPNFDQNPRPEISLDRFFITNNELIRSPWRQNFNNIFSLSPWVSLNPQSNGTAWELSPLQTGISQNVVRLQSGAVNNSYWLGSPIFDLTSSSQAALFFDRAAASISPTTTLKVLASTDGGVTYQQVYSKSGNELVTVPNGQVNPNNPSEYRRDYVNLTAFAGRNRAMVRVAFVLEGSDGDNDPVYLNNVELFLSANPEPVDPGLGNTIIYPNPANGLFNIVFNLPRFETVNIQIISATGALVHDMDYPNTLNQTYTFSAENFSKGLFVVKITSQSITETRKLILY; this is translated from the coding sequence ATGAGAAATTTTACTTTCCCAACAAGGATAGGCCTATTATTATCCCTTCTCTTCCTTTTATCATTTTCAGGTACTTTTTCACAAAATTTCTTTGGAAAGAATTTCCAGCACATTCATGATGAACAATGTGCAGCTACCCATTTAGAGAAGTTACAGGAAGAACAGTTGGGCATTTATGGAAGCAAAGAATACTTTGAATCCTGGATGCAAGGGAAAGTAAAAGAATTCAGGACCAAAACGCCTTCGCAATTTAGACTACAGGAAGAGGTTAAAGTTATCCCTGTTGTAGTCCATGTAATCCATACAGGTACTCCGATTGGGGTAGGAGCCAACATTCCTCAATCACAAATAGAATCCCAGATAAGATCACTAAATGAGGATTTCAGGAGAACAAACCCAGATGTCACCCTGACACCTTTAGAGTTTCAGTCAGTTGCAGCAGATACGCAAATTGAATTTGTACTAGCCAAACAGGATCCTCGAGGGCTTCCCACCGATGGAATCAACAGGGTACTGGGACCTAAAAATACCTATGACCCTAATGACGCCGGTTTAATAGGCCAACTTGCTCTCTGGCCACCTGAGGAATACCTGAATATTTGGGTTGTTCCTTTGGTACCTCCATTTATCGGCTATGCAAGTTTCCCCGTTTCTAACCTACCTGGACTAAGTTTTCCTGCTACGGCCAGGGAAACTGATGGGGTTACCGTTGATTACCGGTATTTTGGACAGGGAGGATCCGCGGTGTCAGGTTCTCGGGGTAGAACCCTTACCCATGAAGTGGGCCACTTCTTGGGCCTAAGACATATTTGGGGCGATGGGGACTGTAGTGCCGATGACTTTGTAGATGACACCCCAAACCAGGACGGCCCAAATACCATTTGTAGAAGCACCCCTAGAGTAACCTGCGGCTCAAGAGATATGGTGGAAAATTATATGGATTATACCACAGATATCTGCATGAATTTGTTTACCATAGGTCAAACGGAAAGAATGCAGGTGGTTTTGGCAAATAGCCCCCGACGTGCTTCTTTGGTCAATAACCGGGCAACTATAGAGCCTGTTTTAGTACCAAATGACCTCGGAATTGAAAGATTGATCAGCCCCCAGGATTTTATCTGTGATGCAGTGATTGTGCCTGAAGTTCAAGTTTTCAATGCAGGAAGTAACCGCATCACCTCTGCTATACTTGAAATCAAAAACAATGGTGTGTTGCTTCAAAACCTGAATGTAACCTTAGATCTGGAAACTGGAGATTCACAAATTGTTGGATTTAATCCTATCACTCTAAACAGTTCCAACAATATCTTTGAGGTTAATATTCTCGGAGTCAATCAGACTACCGATGGTAATCCCAACAATAACTCCGCAAGTTCAAACCCTGTTCTTCAGTCAGCGTTAACGCTTCCCTACGCCTTCAGAATGGAATCATTTGGTAATGAATGGGTAGTGAATAATCCAGACAACGGTCTGACTTGGGAAAAAGTGACCTTGAGCCTCAACGGTACCCCGCAAGAAGTCATTCGCATGCAGCATTATGAATATGATGCAAATGGGCAGCTTGATTTCTTGATCTCTCCCCAGATTAACCTCAGTACATTTCCCAACGCCCAGCTTTCTTTTAAGATGGCCTATGCTCCCTATAATATTCAAGGTTTTGGGGATTTTCTTTATGTCGCCATTTCCACAGACTGTGGCAATACTTTTGAAATAGTAAGTGCTCCTTACAACAAGGACAGGGTGTTCCTGCAGACCTCAGAACCAACATTGAATGAATTCATTCCTACAAGGGAGGAACAATTCCGTAGGGAGATTGTCAATCTTTCCCAATTTGCTGAATTTGGTTCCATCAGGTTGGCATTTATTACCAGAAATGGTTTTGGAAACAATATTTATCTTAAAGATATTGAAATATTCCCTCAGGAGATTTTTAGGTATGATCTAAAAATGACTGAACTGCTCAAGCCGACACCTATTTCTAACGGAAGCCATGACCAAGAGTCTATTTTGTTGGTCAATACCGGAAATCTGGCAATTTCAGGATTTGTTTTCAGAAGAAGTACCAATAGTGCTCCTCTTCAGTCTTTCCTGGCCAGAGGTCAGAACTTACTGCCTGGGGATAGTACCTTGATCAATTTGCCGAGATCCTCAACCATAGATGGGACCAATAGACTGAGCTATCGATTGGAATTTCCTAATTTTGATCAAAACCCTAGGCCAGAAATAAGTTTGGACAGATTTTTTATTACAAACAATGAATTGATCCGCTCACCCTGGAGACAGAATTTCAATAATATCTTTAGCCTGAGTCCCTGGGTGAGTTTGAACCCTCAATCCAATGGAACCGCCTGGGAATTATCACCACTACAGACGGGTATCTCTCAAAATGTGGTTAGGCTTCAATCTGGAGCTGTAAACAACTCCTATTGGCTTGGCTCACCCATATTTGACCTCACTTCCAGTAGTCAGGCCGCATTGTTCTTTGACAGGGCCGCAGCATCAATATCTCCTACCACTACACTCAAGGTCTTGGCTAGTACCGATGGCGGTGTTACCTACCAACAGGTTTATAGCAAATCAGGAAATGAACTTGTAACTGTGCCAAATGGTCAGGTCAATCCTAACAATCCTTCCGAATATAGAAGAGATTATGTCAATCTTACTGCATTTGCCGGAAGAAACAGGGCCATGGTAAGGGTAGCTTTCGTACTTGAAGGAAGTGATGGGGATAATGACCCTGTCTATCTGAACAACGTAGAACTGTTCTTGTCTGCTAATCCTGAACCGGTAGATCCTGGTCTTGGTAATACCATTATTTACCCAAATCCTGCCAATGGTCTTTTCAACATTGTCTTCAATCTGCCAAGATTTGAAACAGTGAATATTCAGATTATTTCCGCTACGGGTGCATTGGTACACGATATGGATTACCCAAATACGTTGAACCAAACTTACACTTTTAGTGCTGAGAATTTCTCTAAAGGTTTATTTGTAGTGAAAATTACCAGTCAGTCCATAACTGAGACCAGAAAACTGATCCTATATTGA